AAGCAGCCAGGGGGAATTCGTTTCGGTTCCACGTAGGCTGAATGCAACGCATCGAGCTGGGCCCAGAGCACGTCGGTCTTGAACCGCACCGCGTCGAGCACCGCGTCCTGCTCGACGCGGGTCCGGGCATTGCGGAGCACCCACGCGCGGCCGAAGTCGACGTCTCGCCGCGCTTGGTTGATGCGCTTCTTGAAATACGCCAGGGCGTAGTCGTCGGCCCATGCGTAGTGGCGGGAGAGACCGGCAATCCGCTCCCGGTGGATGGCCGGCGCGTACAGCTCGGTCAACGAGGACGCGATCGCCTCCAGCACCGAACGCTCACGCACAAACGCGATGTAGGCGTCGACGGCAAAACGGGTGCCGGGCAAAAGGCCGGCGCACGAGCGGACGTAGTCGAGGTCGAGACCGAGGCGTTCACAGAGCTGGAGATAGCGGGCCAGCCCACCCGATCCATCCATGTCGCCTTCATGGTCGATCACGCGAGATCGCCACTCCAGCCGCAGATCGACGTCGGCGATCCGCGCCATGAGGGTCAGATCCTTGCGGGGGATGGAGCATTGGTAGTAGTAGCGATTTAGGGCCCAGGCCTGCACCTGTCCGTGGTCGAGTTCGCCGTCGTGCAGCAGCCGATGGAACGGATGCAGGCTGTGGTAACGCTCTTCGCCGATCCGGGACAGTGCCGCCAGCATTTCCGGTTCGGTACGCGGCGGCTCGGTCTCCGTGACGGGCGCTCCGGGCACCATCGGCGCCGGTGCGATCACAGGTCGATCTCCATCCCGTCGTAGGACACTTCCCACCCGGCGTCCTCGACGGCCCGGCGTTCCCGAGTGTCGGCCGACAGCACCGGGTTGGTCGTGTTGAGGTGAATGAAGATCCGGCGTCCGATGTCGAGGCCATCCAGACCGTGGAGCGAGCCGCCCTCGCCCGAAATGCTGGTGTGCCCCATCCGTTTGCCGGTCTTCACGCCGACTCCGTCGCGGACCATCTCGTCGTCGACCCAGAGGGTACCGTCAAAAAAGAGCAGGGGGGTGCCGCGGACGCGCTCGCGCACGGCATCGGTGATGGCGGCGCAGGCCGGCATGTAGTGAAACGAGGCGCCGCTCGATGTGGAACGGACGTGCAGGGCGATGGTGTCCTCGTCGACCGAGCCGAAATCGGGCCCCTTGGCTTCGTCTTCAAGCCAGAGGGCGACTTTTCCGGGAACTGCGAAGGGCGTGATCTCCAGGCCGGCGTCGCCCCCGGCAGCGTCCACGAGCGCCACCGGCTCGTCGAGCGTCAGGGTGCGCCGCTCCACGAACGCGGGGTTCAGGACGTTGAAGATGGTGTTGGCCTCGAGCACGCCGAGCACGCGGGGGGTCGCGTAGAGGCTGAGCGGCTGCGATTCGCGAAGGTTCAGCAGCCCGGCGACATGGTCCACATCGGCATTGGTCAGCACTGCGCCGGTAATCGGACTGTAGCGAAGCGGCGCCTGGGCCGAGGGCTGGAGGACCGGATTCTCAG
This portion of the Rhodospirillales bacterium genome encodes:
- the pqqB gene encoding pyrroloquinoline quinone biosynthesis protein PqqB; translated protein: MQIRVLGAAAGGGFPQWNCNHPNSRRARAGDPDTPSRTQSSIAVSDDGARWFLFNASPDLRQQIAENPVLQPSAQAPLRYSPITGAVLTNADVDHVAGLLNLRESQPLSLYATPRVLGVLEANTIFNVLNPAFVERRTLTLDEPVALVDAAGGDAGLEITPFAVPGKVALWLEDEAKGPDFGSVDEDTIALHVRSTSSGASFHYMPACAAITDAVRERVRGTPLLFFDGTLWVDDEMVRDGVGVKTGKRMGHTSISGEGGSLHGLDGLDIGRRIFIHLNTTNPVLSADTRERRAVEDAGWEVSYDGMEIDL
- the pqqC gene encoding pyrroloquinoline-quinone synthase PqqC — encoded protein: MVPGAPVTETEPPRTEPEMLAALSRIGEERYHSLHPFHRLLHDGELDHGQVQAWALNRYYYQCSIPRKDLTLMARIADVDLRLEWRSRVIDHEGDMDGSGGLARYLQLCERLGLDLDYVRSCAGLLPGTRFAVDAYIAFVRERSVLEAIASSLTELYAPAIHRERIAGLSRHYAWADDYALAYFKKRINQARRDVDFGRAWVLRNARTRVEQDAVLDAVRFKTDVLWAQLDALHSAYVEPKRIPPGCFVPQPQDQEHAA